In Candidatus Neomarinimicrobiota bacterium, the DNA window TCTCAATTTGAGTCGCTCCGGCATCGATACTGTTTTCGATGAGTTCCTTTGCGATGGATGCCGGGCGTTCAACGACCTCACCGGCCGCTATCTTGTTCTTCAATTCATCAGGAAGTATACGGATGTGGCCCACTGTATTCCTCTTATGTGGCAATCTCGGCAATTCGGTTCGATGGCCGCATTCCCCTTACGCGGTAGTCAATGATTTTCTTCAAAGGATCGAAAGGGGACAGCTCATGCAATCCAAGCGTGTCCGAAGCAACGCGAACGAGCTCCGTCTCAGGAACGGCTCGATTTTTCTTCTGAAGGTCAAGGTAGAACCGTCCGCTCATGAGCATTGCCTCGAGAGGTACAAGTCCCACCAACTCGCTGCCCGTTACCTGAATCCCTCGCTTTCGGGCCTCGTCTTTGACCGTTTCGAATGCGGTGTGAAGGGGTGTCACATGGTAATCTGTCAAATTCATTGACACCTGTGCCTTCCCGTATTCATCTATTACCCAACCCATTGCTTTGCACTCTTTCAGACGACCGGGGACGGTAATCAATTCGCCATCAGAATCGTGCTTCAGCCTTCCTTTTTCCCGCACCCGCAGGGCGATGTCGTGGGCCACCGTCTTCTGAGCGCTATCCAGGTTCACGTTATAGGCAATGAGAAGCTTGCGCGCGCCTATGACAGTGGCCCCGCTTCTCTCATTGAAGTCAGGTTTTCCAAAATCGGGAGCCCAAACGGGGTCCCGGAGCTTTCCCTCCAGTTTTTCATACTCTCCTCTGCGGATGGTCGCAAGGTCACTCCTCTCAAGTGAAGATGCGGCGAATCCATAGAGAAAGACAGGAATCGAGAGCTCATCTGCTACTCGCTGTCCCAGTTCCCTTGCCATCTCGACACAATCTCCCATGGTAACGCCACGAAGAGGTATGAACGGACAGACATCGGTGGCACCCAGTCTCGGGTGGACGCCGGAATGCTGCGTCATATCAATGTGACGGGATGCAGCCTCTATGGCCCGAAAAGCGCCTTCCTTGACGCCTTCTCGGGAACCAACGAATGTGAAGACCGAACGGTTTGTGTCCCTCCCGGCAACCACGTCCAGTAATTCGACTTCCGGCACAGAACGGATGGAGAGGGCGATAGCGTCGAGAATAGATTGATCGCCGCCCTCACTGAAATTCGGAACGCACTCAACGAGCCCTTCCATTTTCTCTAACCGGCCAGTTTCCTGAAATAACGGAGAAGAAACAGGACCAACACCATCAGAGCCGTGAGCCACCAGAGCGGGCGGTTGGACTTGCGCCTCTCCAGAAGCCGTCTGATATGGATTCTTCCTGGCATCACAGCAGTCCGAAAGAGAACAGGGAGGAAAAGAAGTGAACGAAAGGGCCGATAAACATCCAGAATATGGAGTATCCCGTCGCGAAGCCAAGAAAAATAATTCCCATGAGTATCCAGGGTCCGTATTGCTCCAGTCGCCAGGCCATGGCTTCATAACGGTTCGGCAACAAGCCTCTGACTATTTTCGAACCATCAAGGGGTGGGATAGGAAGAAGGTTGAAGACTGCCAGAGCAAGGTTAATCTGGAGACTGAAAACAAGCATATTCACAAAAGGGGCACCGCCCAACCCCTGAATTGATCCCGATCTGACCAGGGCATTCAGGAGAATACCCGACAGGAACGCCAGTGCCATATTCGCGCCGGGCCCCGCGAGAGCCACCCATAGCATGTCACGCTTCGGATCTTTGAAGTATCTGGGATCTATGGGTACCGGTTTGGCCCATCCAAAATGGACGACAAAGAGCATGATGGTCCCAATGGGATCGAGATGAGAAAGGGGGTTGAGCGAGAGTCTTCCTGCCATTTTTGCCGTTGGATCCCCCAGGCGGAAGGCGACCCATGCATGGGCGTACTCGTGAAAGGTCAGGGCAATGAGTATGGGAGGAACAAGGAGGATGAGTTGATTCATGTTCACCATCGTGGATGGTAGGTCCGGTGGACTTCTTTGAGATAACTTTTGTCAAGATGCGTATAGATCTGCGTGGTACTGATATCCGCATGACCCAACATTTCCTGTACAGCCCTCAAGTTCGCACCTCCTTCAAGAAGGTGCGTGGCGAACGAATGGCGAAGTGTATGGGGGCTTACGGGTTTTCTTATTCCAGCTGCCTTCCCAGCCTGTCGTACAATCTTCCACACACCTTTTCTTGATATGGGGTCACCACGGTGATTCAGGAACAGCACGTCCGTTCGTTTTCCCCTCTTCGAAAGAGTTGGACGGGCCTCATTCATGTATGTCTCGAGCCATGTTGAGGCATGACTACCGAGAGGAATGACCCGCTCCTTAGAACCTTTTCCAAAAACTCTAACCCAACCCCGGTTTGCCAGCAGACTCATCATGGTAAGAGTTACCAGCTCTGATACCCGGAGGCCGGCGGAGTACAAGAGCTCCAGCATTGCTCTGTCACGTTTTCCCAAGTCATGTCTGTGATCAATCACCTGAAGAAGTTTCTCCACTTCTTCAACGGTCAACACGGTTGGCAGTTTTTTCGGAAGTCTTGGCGCTTCAAGAAGCTCGGAGGGATCGGTGGACGAGAATCCTTCTTCCACGAGAAACTGGTGGTAGGTTCTCACCGCGGACAGATTCCTTCGGATGCTGCTGGGTACGAGAGGCAGGTCAGAGAGATTCCTCAAGTACTCTCGAACATGCCGGGGCTTGACGTCGTCTGATGATGAAATCCCCTCCCTCTCATCAAGAAAGGTCAAATATCGAGAAATGTCGTGCTCATAGGCTTCAATGGTGTTAGGTGAGAGATTGCGTTCGACACGGACAGAGATGAGAAACTCCGCCAGATGTGATCGCGTCACCGGATCAGGTTGACCTCATGAAAGCGCGTTCCACGAGTTCGCAGATGATGTGTCCGGCGGCAATGTGGCCTTCCTGTATACGTTGAGTATCTGACGATGGAATGTGAATAACAAGATCACCCCTGTCTTTGAGTTTTCCCCCTTCCCTTCCAGTCAAAATGATTATCCCAATTCCGATGGTTCTGGCCGTTTCAACAGCCTTAAGGATATTGGATGAATTGCCGCTTGTGGAGATGGCCAGAAGAATATCTCCCCTTCTCCCCAGAGCCTCTACCTGACGGGAAAAAACAGTTTCAAAAGAGAGGTCGTTAGACCAGGCCGTCAGCAACGATGAATCGGTCGTGAGTGACACGGAGGCGATGGGAGGCCGCCGGTGGTCTCTCAAGCCACCCACCAGCTCGGTAGACAGATGCTGGGCCTGTGCGGCGCTGCCTCCGTTGCCGCACCAGAGGACTTTTCCCCCGTTCTTCACGGTGTCAGTGATCATCCGGGCTGCCACAACGATATCGTCGCCGCATGACCCCTTCATCTGTTCCATGATTTCGGCGGCCTCGGCCAACTGTCTCCTCACCGCGTGAAGCGTCGTCTTTCCGTCAGTTTCCATGAATGGCATCCGCGAATTCATTGAGCAAGTCCAATCTGTTGGGATCTTCGATAGCTGTACCCGTCACAATAAAGCTGGCACCCGCCTTCACCTTGCTTCTGGCCTCCTGTCCCGTGCGGATGCCCCCGCCCACGATCAGGGGAAGACTCACCTCTGACGCCACTGACCTTATCGTCTTCTCCGGAACGCTTTGCCGGGCCCCGCTGCCGGCCTCCAGGTACAACAGCTTCATACCCAGATATTCAGCCGCAAGTCCGTGAGCGATCGCTATGTCAGGCCGGTTCAGGGGGAGAGGTTTCGAATTGCTCATGAACTCCACCGTTGAGTTTCCCCCACCATCGAATAACAGATATCCGGTGGGAATCGGTTCCAGTCCAAGGTCCTTCACGATGGGGGCTGCAATCACCTGTTCGCCGATAAGGTAGTTTGGATTTCTCCCACTGATGACCGACATGAAAAGCACCGCATCGCAGTGGGGTCCCAGCTGGTTTGCTGCTCCCGGAAAGAGAATGACGGGAACCCTCGCAGTCTCCCTGACTTTGGCTGCCCTTTCCTGAAACCGTCCGTCCATGAAAAGACTCCCACCCATAAGAATCGCGTCGGCTTCGCTCTCATTCACCGTAGTGACCAAGTCCTCAAGAATACCATCGTTCTTCCGGTCAGGGTCGATAAGAACAAGATATCCTGCTCCTCTTTGAGACCTGACATTCAACAAATACTCAAACGCCGAACCCTTCATTTGTTCCCCTTCAGAAATGATACGAGTGAATCGATATCTTCTTTCGATCGCTGTTCCGTTACCGCGATCATGAGTAAATGCGAGTCGTCCTTCACGGGAGTGCCGACCAATAATCCCTTTCTGAGGCCCTCCGCCAGGAGAGTTTCAACGGGAACAGGGCATTTTACAACAAATTCCTGGAAAAAGCGGTCGCCGTAGGGTAGTGAAAAGCCGGGAATCTCGAGTATCTTGCGGGATGCGTAGTGGCTTTTCTGAAAGCAGAGGTTGGCAACTTTCTTGAAACCTTCCTTTCCGAGAAGGGCCAGATAGATTGCCGCCTTGAGTGCAACGAGACCCTGATTCGTACAGATATTCGACGTCGCCCGATCACGCCTTATATGCTGTTCTCGCGTTTGAAGGGCGAGCACAAAACCGGGCTTTCCTTCAATATCTTTTGCCTCCCCAACGAGCCGCCCCGGGACTTTTCGAACATATTCCATGCGAGTGGCCAGGAGTCCAAGATACGGACCACCGAAGGACACATACGACCCCAGACCCTGCCCTTCGCCCGCGTAAACGTCTGCCCCGCACTCCCCAGGGGGAGCGAACATTCCGAACGAAATGGGATCACCCACGGCCACGAAAAGGGCTGGGAGACCGGAGACGATTCTGCCTGCCTCACGCCATGATTCCATCAAGCCAAGCCGGTTAGGGGATTGAATCACGACCGCCGAGACGTCATCGTCGTTGCGGTCTCTGAGCCAATCCATGTCGGTGACACCGCTGTTCAGGGGAATTGACTCCACCTTGAGGGGGGAATACCTTGTGTATGTCTCCAAAACCATTCGGTATTCGCTGTACAGTCCATCACTCACGAGAACCACCGGTCTGCCGTTCACTCGCCGGGCAAGGAGACACGCCTCCGCCACGGCCGAAGCGCCATCGTAAAGGGACGCGTTGGCCACCTCCATTGCCGTGATTTCGCAAATCATAGTCTGGTATTCATAGATGGCCTGCAGCGTTCCCTGACTGACCTCCGCCTGGTAGGGGGTGTACGACGTGGAAAACTCGGCCCGGGAGCTCAGATAAGACACCGCTTCCGGAACAAAATGGTCGTAGGAACCACCACCCAGAAAGGAGATGAGCTGTTCTGATGTGGAGTTTCTTCCTGCAGTGAACTTCATTTCGCGCACGATGTCAGGTTCCGATTTACCCCGGGGCAGAGGAAGGCCTCCGTCGAGTCTCAAATCCCGTGGGATCACCTGTATCAGGTCACCGAAGGAATTCAGTCCCATTTCCCGGAGCAATTCCTCCTCGAGATCAGAGGTGTAAGGCACAAACTGATTGGGCTTACTGGATGATTTTGTCGTACTCATCCGCATTCATCAGGTTTTCCAGTTCAGAGGGATCGGACATCTCAATCTTTATGATCCACCCCTCGCCGTAGGGCTCCTTGTTTACCTTTTCCGGACTTTTATCAAGAGACTCATTTACCTCGACAATGGTCCCCGGGACGGGGGCGAATAGATCGGCCACTGTTTTCACCGCCTCTATGGTACCGAAGGGATCATCCTTCACCACGGTTGCGCCGGAATCCGGCAACTCAAGATAGATTATATCGCCCAGCTCACCCTGGGCGAAGTCCGTGATACCTACCGTCGCAACGTTGTCTTCGATTAATACCCATTCATGGTTCTTTGTATAAAGCAAGCTGTCAGGAGTATTCATCCTTCCTCCTGTGTCTTCGGGTCAATGGGTATCACGCTTCCGGAAGAAACGCGAAATTGTCGAGGAAGCCGGTATCGATATTGCCATCCCGAAAATCCTTGTTTCGCATAATTGCGCGGTGGAAGGGGATGGTCGTTTTTGGTCCCTCGATGATCGTCTCCTCAAGTGCTCTTTGCATCCGGTTTATGGCGGAGGACCGGTCATGGGCATGGACAATGAGCTTTGCGATAAGCGAATCGTAGTAGCTAGGGATGGTATAGCCAGCGTATACGTGAGTATCCACTCGAACTCCGTTTCCTCCCGGAACATGGAAACTCTCGATAAGCTTCGGAGAAGGCATGAAACCGTTCTCCGGATCCTCAGCATTGATACGACACTCGATGGCATGACCCCGCAGCTTCATGGATTTCATGTATTCTGGAAACGTTTCCCCGGCCGCAATCTCAATCTGCATCTTCACCAGGTCCTTGCTGACAACCATTTCCGTTACCGGGTGCTCCACCTGGATACGTGTATTCATCTCCATAAAGTAGAACTCTTTTCTCTTTTCATCCAAAAGGAATTCGACGGTACCCAGGCCCTCGTAATTGATCGACTTTGCCCCGCGCACGGCGGTTTCTCCCATCTCTCTCCTGAGCTCATCGTTGACGGCTGGTGATGGAGATTCCTCCACCAATTTCTGGTGACGACGTTGGATGGAACATTCCCGCTCCCCCAGGTGCACAACGTTGCCATGAGCATCGGCCAGAATCTGAATCTCCACGTGTCGGGGCTTTTCCACGAGCTTCTCGAGATAGAGATCGCCGTTGCTGAAGGCATTCTCGGCTTCGGTTCTCGCGGTGTCGAAGGCCCTTTCGAGGTCCGTCTCTCCATGGACCGTTCTCATACCACGCCCCCCGCCTCCTGCAGATGCCTTCAAAATCACGGGATAACCGATTTCCTCTGCGGCTGAACGGGCTTCACTCAGGTTTGGAATCACGCCGTTGCTTCCCGGAATGATAGGAACATTCGCAGCCTTCATCGTCCCTTTGGCCATCGCCTTGTCTCCCATGGCCCTGATGATCTCCGAGGGAGGACCCACAAAAATGAAGCCGTTGTCCTCACAAATCTCGGCAAAATCGGCGTTCTCTGCTAAGAACCCGTAGCCCGGATGGATGGAATCGCTGTCCGTTATCTCGGCTGCGCTCACGATTCTCGGAATGTTCAAGTAGCTGTCCCGGCTGTGAGGGGGTCCGATGCAGACTGCTTCATCGGCAAAGCGTACGTGAAGGGAAAGTTCGTCTGACTGAGAATAGACCGCAACGGTTGAGATTCCCAGTTCATGGCATGCCCGGATAATTCGAAGAGCGATCTCCCCTCTGTTCGCAACAAGTATTTTTTTGATCATCTGTCAGAATGGGATTCGCTCTGGAAAGGAAGCACTTCTCGGTCCGAATCGTACTGAATCAATGGTACGAAAGAGAACAGAATTGGAAAAGGTGACGACCTAAACAGGGAAATCTAATCTGGCTCAATGAGGAAAAGCAGTTGACCATACTCCACCGCTTGGGTGTTCTCCACCAGAATTTTGGCCACGCGGCCCGTTATCTCCGATTCAATCTCATTCATGATCTTCATGGCCTCTATAATGCAGAGCGCTTGACCCGAGCCAACATGACTACCGACATTGACGTAAGGGGCCGATTCGGGAGAGGGAGCCCGGTAAAATGTGCCCACCATGGGTGCCCGAACCTCGACTCCATTCCCTTCATCCGTCTCCTGGGAAATCGAATCTTCGACGGCCATCCCTTCTTCCGCCTCTGTCTGATGGGCAGGGATCGAAAGGGGGCCCGGGTTGGCTTCCGCTTTTCCGCCCCATGGGTTGCCTTTCGACACACGAAACCTGCGGCCCCAGAAGCTCACCTCTATCTCATTGACATTTCTCGACTCAAGCATGTCTATGATTCTTTTCAGCCGGTTCTGCCACATCTCAAGTTACACGCTCAACGTAGTCCCCCGTCCGTGTATCTACTTTCAAAACATCTCCCTCGTCCACGAAAAGAGGTACGCTTATCCTTAAGCCGGTCTCCAGCACGGCGGACTTGAAACCGCCCGTGGCCCTGTTTCCGCGAACGCCCGGCTCAGTTTCACTGACTTGCAACTCGGCAAAGAGGGGAGGTTCAATGTCTAAGACTTCGCCCTCGACAGAATTCACCACTACCGTCATCCCCTCCTTGATATACTGAGCGTCATCTCCGACGACTTCCCCCGGAACCGTCACCTGCTCATATGTGTCCAGATCCATGAAAACAAAAGATCCGCTCTGGGCATACAGATACTGCATTTTCTTCGAATCGAGTCGAACGGGGTTAAT includes these proteins:
- the xerD gene encoding site-specific tyrosine recombinase XerD produces the protein MTRSHLAEFLISVRVERNLSPNTIEAYEHDISRYLTFLDEREGISSSDDVKPRHVREYLRNLSDLPLVPSSIRRNLSAVRTYHQFLVEEGFSSTDPSELLEAPRLPKKLPTVLTVEEVEKLLQVIDHRHDLGKRDRAMLELLYSAGLRVSELVTLTMMSLLANRGWVRVFGKGSKERVIPLGSHASTWLETYMNEARPTLSKRGKRTDVLFLNHRGDPISRKGVWKIVRQAGKAAGIRKPVSPHTLRHSFATHLLEGGANLRAVQEMLGHADISTTQIYTHLDKSYLKEVHRTYHPRW
- the gcvH gene encoding glycine cleavage system protein GcvH, which produces MNTPDSLLYTKNHEWVLIEDNVATVGITDFAQGELGDIIYLELPDSGATVVKDDPFGTIEAVKTVADLFAPVPGTIVEVNESLDKSPEKVNKEPYGEGWIIKIEMSDPSELENLMNADEYDKIIQ
- a CDS encoding site-2 protease family protein, encoding MNQLILLVPPILIALTFHEYAHAWVAFRLGDPTAKMAGRLSLNPLSHLDPIGTIMLFVVHFGWAKPVPIDPRYFKDPKRDMLWVALAGPGANMALAFLSGILLNALVRSGSIQGLGGAPFVNMLVFSLQINLALAVFNLLPIPPLDGSKIVRGLLPNRYEAMAWRLEQYGPWILMGIIFLGFATGYSIFWMFIGPFVHFFSSLFSFGLL
- the accB gene encoding acetyl-CoA carboxylase biotin carboxyl carrier protein, which gives rise to MWQNRLKRIIDMLESRNVNEIEVSFWGRRFRVSKGNPWGGKAEANPGPLSIPAHQTEAEEGMAVEDSISQETDEGNGVEVRAPMVGTFYRAPSPESAPYVNVGSHVGSGQALCIIEAMKIMNEIESEITGRVAKILVENTQAVEYGQLLFLIEPD
- a CDS encoding geranylgeranylglyceryl/heptaprenylglyceryl phosphate synthase; its protein translation is MKGSAFEYLLNVRSQRGAGYLVLIDPDRKNDGILEDLVTTVNESEADAILMGGSLFMDGRFQERAAKVRETARVPVILFPGAANQLGPHCDAVLFMSVISGRNPNYLIGEQVIAAPIVKDLGLEPIPTGYLLFDGGGNSTVEFMSNSKPLPLNRPDIAIAHGLAAEYLGMKLLYLEAGSGARQSVPEKTIRSVASEVSLPLIVGGGIRTGQEARSKVKAGASFIVTGTAIEDPNRLDLLNEFADAIHGN
- the ftcD gene encoding glutamate formimidoyltransferase, with translation MEGLVECVPNFSEGGDQSILDAIALSIRSVPEVELLDVVAGRDTNRSVFTFVGSREGVKEGAFRAIEAASRHIDMTQHSGVHPRLGATDVCPFIPLRGVTMGDCVEMARELGQRVADELSIPVFLYGFAASSLERSDLATIRRGEYEKLEGKLRDPVWAPDFGKPDFNERSGATVIGARKLLIAYNVNLDSAQKTVAHDIALRVREKGRLKHDSDGELITVPGRLKECKAMGWVIDEYGKAQVSMNLTDYHVTPLHTAFETVKDEARKRGIQVTGSELVGLVPLEAMLMSGRFYLDLQKKNRAVPETELVRVASDTLGLHELSPFDPLKKIIDYRVRGMRPSNRIAEIAT
- the efp gene encoding elongation factor P, whose amino-acid sequence is MATTADIRNGMVIDHRGRRMKIVSFLHVKPGKGGAFVRTKLKNVVSGQVIDITFRSGEKINPVRLDSKKMQYLYAQSGSFVFMDLDTYEQVTVPGEVVGDDAQYIKEGMTVVVNSVEGEVLDIEPPLFAELQVSETEPGVRGNRATGGFKSAVLETGLRISVPLFVDEGDVLKVDTRTGDYVERVT
- a CDS encoding SIS domain-containing protein is translated as METDGKTTLHAVRRQLAEAAEIMEQMKGSCGDDIVVAARMITDTVKNGGKVLWCGNGGSAAQAQHLSTELVGGLRDHRRPPIASVSLTTDSSLLTAWSNDLSFETVFSRQVEALGRRGDILLAISTSGNSSNILKAVETARTIGIGIIILTGREGGKLKDRGDLVIHIPSSDTQRIQEGHIAAGHIICELVERAFMRST
- the gcvPA gene encoding aminomethyl-transferring glycine dehydrogenase subunit GcvPA, encoding MSTTKSSSKPNQFVPYTSDLEEELLREMGLNSFGDLIQVIPRDLRLDGGLPLPRGKSEPDIVREMKFTAGRNSTSEQLISFLGGGSYDHFVPEAVSYLSSRAEFSTSYTPYQAEVSQGTLQAIYEYQTMICEITAMEVANASLYDGASAVAEACLLARRVNGRPVVLVSDGLYSEYRMVLETYTRYSPLKVESIPLNSGVTDMDWLRDRNDDDVSAVVIQSPNRLGLMESWREAGRIVSGLPALFVAVGDPISFGMFAPPGECGADVYAGEGQGLGSYVSFGGPYLGLLATRMEYVRKVPGRLVGEAKDIEGKPGFVLALQTREQHIRRDRATSNICTNQGLVALKAAIYLALLGKEGFKKVANLCFQKSHYASRKILEIPGFSLPYGDRFFQEFVVKCPVPVETLLAEGLRKGLLVGTPVKDDSHLLMIAVTEQRSKEDIDSLVSFLKGNK
- the accC gene encoding acetyl-CoA carboxylase biotin carboxylase subunit; translation: MIKKILVANRGEIALRIIRACHELGISTVAVYSQSDELSLHVRFADEAVCIGPPHSRDSYLNIPRIVSAAEITDSDSIHPGYGFLAENADFAEICEDNGFIFVGPPSEIIRAMGDKAMAKGTMKAANVPIIPGSNGVIPNLSEARSAAEEIGYPVILKASAGGGGRGMRTVHGETDLERAFDTARTEAENAFSNGDLYLEKLVEKPRHVEIQILADAHGNVVHLGERECSIQRRHQKLVEESPSPAVNDELRREMGETAVRGAKSINYEGLGTVEFLLDEKRKEFYFMEMNTRIQVEHPVTEMVVSKDLVKMQIEIAAGETFPEYMKSMKLRGHAIECRINAEDPENGFMPSPKLIESFHVPGGNGVRVDTHVYAGYTIPSYYDSLIAKLIVHAHDRSSAINRMQRALEETIIEGPKTTIPFHRAIMRNKDFRDGNIDTGFLDNFAFLPEA